A window from Nitrospirota bacterium encodes these proteins:
- a CDS encoding sigma-54-dependent Fis family transcriptional regulator, with translation MRTPLLLVIEDDETIALSLRTFFESKGCSVLCASTCREGLDICLREIPDTVILDLRLPDGSGIDVLKEIKKDYPEISVIVMTGYGEIDEAVSAMKLGAEYYFQKPISLDALSVFVEKSIGIKKMKQDAVFFKKTDHPIIGRSHHIQSIIHMINLLAANPSTTALILGETGTGKEIIARNIHALSSRADRPFVDINCAAIPEPILESELFGYEAGAFTDAKKTKIGLIELADRGTLFLDEIGDMPLSAQAKILRVTETRTFKRLGGTRDIAADVRIVAATNKDLADRVRKGLFREDLYYRLNIMPLQVLPLRKRSDDIPLIAEFLLKEIKKTLARKEIGILTEAAKEKLCSYSWPGNVRELKNVIERAAILCPEGDIMPRHIIIPEGTTGDPDRRPLPLSEMEQEHIRHVLRMANGNRTKAADMLDIARSTLSEKIKKYSLQ, from the coding sequence ATGCGCACCCCTCTTCTTCTGGTAATTGAGGACGACGAAACCATAGCTCTGAGCCTCAGGACTTTCTTCGAGAGCAAAGGATGCAGTGTTCTCTGCGCCTCGACATGCAGGGAGGGTCTTGACATCTGCCTCAGGGAGATTCCCGATACCGTTATTCTCGATCTTCGTCTGCCTGACGGAAGCGGCATTGATGTCCTTAAGGAGATCAAGAAGGACTACCCGGAAATATCCGTGATCGTTATGACCGGGTATGGCGAGATAGACGAAGCGGTCAGTGCCATGAAACTGGGGGCTGAATATTATTTTCAGAAGCCGATATCCCTGGATGCGCTCTCAGTTTTTGTTGAAAAGAGCATCGGCATCAAGAAGATGAAGCAGGATGCGGTCTTTTTCAAAAAGACCGATCATCCGATCATCGGGAGAAGCCACCATATCCAGAGCATAATCCATATGATCAACCTCCTTGCCGCAAATCCCTCGACCACTGCACTTATCCTCGGAGAGACCGGCACCGGCAAGGAGATCATTGCCCGCAATATCCACGCGCTCAGCAGCAGGGCTGACCGGCCTTTTGTTGATATCAATTGTGCCGCGATCCCTGAACCTATCCTTGAGAGTGAGCTCTTCGGGTATGAGGCCGGCGCCTTTACTGACGCAAAAAAGACGAAAATAGGACTTATCGAACTGGCTGACAGGGGTACGCTTTTTCTTGATGAGATCGGGGACATGCCGCTCAGCGCCCAGGCCAAGATACTGCGGGTCACCGAGACCAGGACCTTTAAGCGCCTGGGTGGAACGCGGGACATTGCCGCAGATGTCCGGATCGTAGCTGCAACGAACAAGGACCTTGCTGATCGGGTCAGGAAAGGACTTTTCAGGGAAGACCTTTACTACCGCCTGAATATCATGCCGCTGCAGGTTCTGCCCTTGCGGAAGAGGTCTGATGACATCCCGCTTATTGCCGAGTTCCTGCTGAAAGAGATAAAGAAGACTCTCGCCAGGAAGGAGATCGGAATCTTGACAGAGGCGGCCAAGGAGAAGCTCTGCAGCTATTCCTGGCCCGGCAATGTGAGAGAACTGAAAAATGTAATTGAAAGAGCTGCAATTCTCTGCCCGGAGGGTGATATTATGCCGCGGCATATCATTATCCCTGAAGGGACGACCGGAGATCCTGACCGCAGGCCGCTGCCGCTCAGTGAAATGGAGCAGGAGCATATCAGGCATGTATTGCGCATGGCGAACGGCAACAGGACAAAGGCTGCTGACATGCTGGATATAGCCAGGTCAACCCTGAGCGAAAAGATAAAAAAGTACAGCCTCCAGTGA
- a CDS encoding response regulator, with protein sequence MKKILIVDDEPTILMTLSHVLSNPDTTVITSSRMEEAEEALSRYTFDLVIVDIRLSGMEGMEGLELLSYVKQISPTTQVIIMTAYGSEEMREEAGKRGAFHYYEKPIDIPHLLDKVRSLNIPVLTKG encoded by the coding sequence ATGAAAAAGATATTGATTGTTGATGATGAACCAACAATACTGATGACCTTGTCGCACGTGCTCAGCAACCCTGACACTACGGTTATCACCAGCAGCAGGATGGAAGAGGCTGAAGAGGCCCTTTCACGGTATACCTTTGATCTGGTGATAGTAGATATACGGTTAAGCGGCATGGAAGGCATGGAAGGGCTTGAACTGCTCAGTTATGTGAAACAGATCAGCCCGACGACCCAGGTGATCATCATGACAGCCTATGGTTCCGAGGAGATGCGGGAAGAGGCCGGAAAGAGAGGGGCTTTTCACTACTATGAAAAACCGATCGACATACCTCATCTTCTCGATAAGGTCCGATCGCTTAACATACCGGTTCTCACAAAGGGGTAA
- a CDS encoding response regulator, translated as MTVLQKILIVDDSQLIHNMYRLVMNRYQGCKILDAMNGLEALDILSKESDFDIILLDINMPVMNGIQFMEKLYSENLYRHISIIVISTEGREEDTLRALKLGAVGYVVKPFKPHLLHELIEKVMGKKKAKSPFPETDRNKESAAK; from the coding sequence ATGACCGTATTGCAGAAGATTCTCATTGTGGACGATTCCCAGCTCATCCATAACATGTACAGACTTGTCATGAACAGGTATCAGGGGTGCAAGATCCTTGATGCCATGAACGGGCTTGAGGCCCTTGATATACTTTCCAAAGAAAGCGACTTTGATATTATCCTGCTGGATATCAATATGCCGGTAATGAACGGGATCCAGTTCATGGAGAAACTGTATAGCGAGAATCTCTACCGCCATATTTCGATCATTGTCATAAGCACTGAAGGCAGGGAGGAAGATACGTTAAGGGCGTTGAAATTGGGAGCTGTCGGATATGTGGTAAAGCCTTTCAAACCGCATCTTCTGCATGAGCTTATCGAAAAAGTAATGGGCAAAAAAAAGGCAAAGTCGCCTTTTCCGGAGACAGACCGCAACAAAGAGTCTGCGGCCAAGTAA
- a CDS encoding methyltransferase domain-containing protein, with amino-acid sequence MHNHAGIIREQIITEDEYRLFTELLEQRFGKMLKSGKMLSFHMKVSHRLAVLGMGTYREYYDYLVSDPEGMEAAVLMSHLANHESCFFRDEEQFRLLSTLLKEAAGSYQLKHKKSIRILSAASATGEEAYTLSSAVRSCGICRPAWDVKIIGIDIAPKAIVWAKEGRYGRDSFGTEVSDKNFRTENFTADGERYMVKPCLRENVEFRFGNLVDAKSLAGLGTMDMIFCRHILGSMTDSGIQRAVRNLFSLLSDEGYLFIGTSESIIQHTNLFVPMRTGAMTVYRKNICREPRLAGMCSMDVLQQEAR; translated from the coding sequence ATGCACAACCATGCCGGTATAATTAGGGAACAGATCATAACGGAAGACGAATACAGGCTTTTCACCGAGCTGCTCGAACAGCGTTTTGGCAAGATGCTGAAAAGCGGGAAAATGCTCTCCTTTCATATGAAGGTTTCGCACAGACTTGCGGTGCTCGGCATGGGAACCTACCGTGAATATTATGACTATCTTGTATCTGATCCTGAGGGTATGGAAGCAGCTGTTCTGATGTCGCACCTGGCGAACCATGAAAGCTGTTTTTTCAGGGACGAGGAGCAGTTCAGGCTCCTTTCCACTCTTCTTAAAGAGGCAGCCGGATCATATCAGTTGAAGCACAAGAAAAGCATCAGAATACTTTCTGCTGCGTCAGCCACCGGAGAAGAGGCATACACCCTGAGTTCAGCAGTACGCAGCTGCGGCATCTGCCGGCCGGCCTGGGACGTGAAGATCATCGGCATTGATATTGCCCCAAAGGCAATTGTTTGGGCTAAGGAGGGCAGATACGGCAGGGACTCTTTTGGCACTGAAGTCAGCGACAAGAATTTCAGAACGGAAAATTTCACTGCCGACGGGGAACGGTATATGGTAAAACCGTGCCTTAGGGAAAATGTCGAATTCAGGTTCGGCAATCTTGTCGATGCAAAATCTCTTGCCGGACTCGGCACCATGGACATGATCTTCTGTCGGCATATTTTGGGATCCATGACCGACAGCGGCATTCAGCGAGCGGTCAGGAATCTCTTCAGCTTGCTCTCCGATGAAGGATATCTGTTCATCGGCACTTCCGAAAGTATTATCCAGCATACGAACCTGTTTGTGCCGATGCGTACCGGCGCCATGACCGTTTACAGGAAGAATATATGCAGGGAACCGAGACTGGCCGGGATGTGCTCGATGGACGTTCTGCAGCAGGAGGCGAGATGA
- a CDS encoding HEAT repeat domain-containing protein, protein MQGTETGRDVLDGRSAAGGEMTMLNEPHEIWKLLPKKDWWERQEYINKLISYPLVEYLPDLEQGIRNDDDADIRNAAMEVYRVLGVKGFPSLEGLLQDHNHEVRLFAVNILCSIADRGTFPLLAEAMNDSDVNVRIATAEALGKVRDERAIPLLESALDDEPWVAMAAIDALGQIGGDDALRLLYRCLEMPGVQELAIEAIERAGKQESIKYLADCLHKVELFEHALKAIQEISERENIRPDPEFFMHHIAMLLAMLQSPDPKTRKAAGMAISCSRSIGAQQCMIELVKDDELQEYAVDALLQAGKRAVCGIVDAIRNFTGPHRQILAKTLSMLGEYDALLQFAEDSDAEVRTEVALALGRVALPRALQILESMLHDPDEEVRMAARRSLDSRDKAVEP, encoded by the coding sequence ATGCAGGGAACCGAGACTGGCCGGGATGTGCTCGATGGACGTTCTGCAGCAGGAGGCGAGATGACGATGCTTAATGAGCCGCATGAGATATGGAAGCTATTACCGAAAAAGGATTGGTGGGAGCGGCAGGAGTATATCAATAAGCTGATTTCGTATCCTTTGGTTGAATATTTGCCCGATCTGGAGCAGGGCATCAGGAATGATGATGATGCAGATATCAGGAATGCAGCCATGGAGGTTTACCGGGTCCTTGGCGTGAAGGGTTTCCCCTCGCTTGAGGGTCTGCTGCAGGACCATAACCATGAAGTAAGACTTTTTGCCGTGAACATTCTCTGCAGTATTGCTGACCGCGGAACGTTTCCGCTCCTGGCCGAGGCCATGAATGATTCAGATGTGAATGTAAGAATAGCTACTGCTGAAGCCCTCGGCAAGGTGAGAGATGAGCGTGCCATACCGCTGTTGGAGAGTGCACTTGATGATGAGCCATGGGTTGCCATGGCTGCAATTGATGCACTGGGTCAGATCGGCGGGGATGATGCGCTCAGACTTCTGTACCGCTGTCTCGAAATGCCCGGGGTTCAGGAGCTCGCCATAGAAGCGATCGAGAGGGCCGGGAAGCAGGAATCCATTAAATATCTTGCAGACTGCCTGCATAAAGTGGAGCTCTTTGAACATGCCCTTAAGGCTATTCAGGAGATCTCGGAACGGGAAAATATCAGACCGGACCCGGAGTTTTTTATGCACCACATAGCGATGCTGCTGGCCATGCTCCAATCTCCGGATCCAAAGACCCGCAAAGCGGCAGGCATGGCGATAAGCTGCTCCCGCAGTATAGGTGCGCAGCAATGCATGATAGAACTGGTAAAAGATGATGAGCTGCAGGAGTATGCCGTTGATGCACTGCTTCAGGCCGGGAAAAGGGCTGTATGCGGCATTGTTGATGCAATTCGGAATTTTACCGGTCCCCACAGGCAGATCCTTGCCAAGACCCTCAGTATGCTCGGCGAGTATGACGCACTGCTTCAATTCGCAGAAGACAGTGATGCAGAGGTTCGTACCGAGGTGGCGCTTGCTCTCGGCCGTGTTGCGTTGCCAAGGGCGCTCCAGATACTCGAGTCCATGCTGCATGATCCTGACGAGGAGGTCCGCATGGCTGCCAGAAGGAGCCTGGACAGCAGGGACAAGGCAGTGGAGCCATGA